In Yarrowia lipolytica chromosome 1F, complete sequence, a genomic segment contains:
- a CDS encoding uncharacterized protein (Compare to YALI0F20350g, some similarities with DEHA0C09570g Debaryomyces hansenii, similar to Saccharomyces cerevisiae RIX1 (YHR197W); ancestral locus Anc_4.365): MTTLKTILGGPLAPDHVSDLSNNLVVVLHQIYNANALTTADENTLHKFRVRVSAFLKSNDSRQRWCGAFLALAAVQNSWECLKNHGATWLGMLIHILELPEAPATWEMALRASAEMLALVSQKTELTREIATSRIAPLSKAALAILESPENCSPSTAAVFVSELQRVNVAHPVGFRPHSKRFQSALIRLIATSPDSKLVQKACDALTVAHYSASNFGEAAEWREGCLSTISDIHIAVNALLEGRTDDALASVEQTKSWGFDTKSGSSPADIYASAKAIENLYTLLTAFLSQPTAVPVKIPVGRIIPLFNRVTSLAQVHFKAHVPLVEQNLVRSTFERINIAAMQSLSALINTVGANISAYVEDLLETVDMISADNSAVTLAALDLLTTIFNNVGYISAGSSVQEYVEKAVSQALVLITPGTNVSQAGQTEIPDYISKSHLFESPISHITQQTVYTFLEATMLVCDLSGRCRGLIDRTLLLSKHAARRSAAVTSALNPSMASKHSILAMVQQQYPRDTSISRFVHPRLPPLTTERRYLPVSSSLGEEEELDEEMEIEEEEQTNGIEPVSASSAPVTTNTFASTAFREPENPVVVDAPFEPLPETMAEPVQAIERPSNIEPTTEFEEIEEEEVAENQVDDSDEEMGSDFEMPALDVGDSDDDE; the protein is encoded by the coding sequence ATGACTACTCTGAAGACCATTTTGGGCGGCCCGCTGGCTCCCGACCATGTTTCTGACCTCTCCAACAACCTCGTGGTTGTTCTTCACCAAATTTACAACGCCAACGCTCTGACTACAGCTGATGAGAACACCCTACACAAGTTTAGGGTGCGAGTGTCTGCCTTCCTTAAGTCCAACGACTCCCGACAGCGGTGGTGTGGTGCCTTCCTGGCTCTAGCTGCCGTCCAGAACTCCTGGGAGTGTCTCAAAAACCACGGAGCCACCTGGTTGGGCATGTTGATTCACATTCTTGAGCTGCCTGAGGCCCCTGCTACCTGGGAGATGGCGCTCCGAGCTAGTGCTGAGATGCTTGCCCTGGTGTCTCAGAAGACCGAGCTGACCCGTGAGATTGCTACTTCTCGAATTGCTCCCCTTTccaaggctgctctggcTATTTTGGAGTCTCCTGAGAACTGTAGCCCTTCTACTGCCGCAGTTTTCGTCTCTGAGCTGCAGCGAGTCAACGTGGCCCACCCCGTGGGTTTCAGACCCCATTCCAAACGGTTCCAGTCTGCTCTTATCAGGCTCATTGCAACCTCCCCCGACTCTAAACTCGTCCAGAAGGCCTGTGACGCTCTCACCGTGGCCCACTACTCGGCCTCCAACTTTGGAGAAGCCGCCGAATGGAGAGAAGGATGCCTGTCTACCATCTCTGACATTCACATCGCCGTCAATGCTCTCCTGGAGGGTCGAACTGATGACGCTCTTGCTTCCGTGGAGCAGACAAAGTCGTGGGGATTCGATACCAAGTCCGGTTCCTCTCCCGCCGACATTTATGCCAGTGCTAAGGCAATTGAAAACCTGTATACTCTTCTGACTGCATTTTTGAGCCAGCCCACTGCTGTGCCCGTCAAGATTCCTGTTGGTCGTATCATTCCTCTATTCAACAGAGTCACCTCTCTGGCCCAGGTCCACTTCAAGGCCCATGTTCCTCTGGTTGAGCAGAACCTGGTGCGATCCACATTCGAACGAATCAACATTGCCGCCATGCAGTCGCTTTCGGCTCTCATTAACACTGTTGGCGCTAACATTTCTGCCTACGTCGAGGACCTGCTTGAGACTGTCGACATGATCTCTGCTGACAACTCTGCGGTGACCTTGGCTGCCCTGGATCTGCTCACAACCATCTTCAATAACGTCGGATACATTTctgctggctcttctgTTCAAGAGTACGTTGAGAAGGCCGTTTCCCAGGCTCTGGTTCTCATCACTCCCGGCACCAATGTGTCTCAGGCCGGCCAGACTGAGATCCCCGATTACATCTCCAAGTCTCATCTGTTTGAGTCTCCCATCTCCCATATCACCCAACAGACTGTCTACACATTTCTTGAGGCCACCATGCTGGTATGTGACCTATCTGGACGATGTCGAGGACTCATTGACCGAACTCTCCTGCTTTCTAAGCATGCTGCTCGACGGTCTGCTGCCGTCACTTCAGCGCTCAATCCCTCTATGGCTTCCAAGCACAGTATTCTAGCCATGgttcagcagcagtaccCCCGAGATACTTCCATTTCCCGATTTGTGCATCCTAGACTTCCTCCTCTGACTACCGAACGACGATACTTGCCTGTTTCCTCGTCTCTtggagaggaagaggagcttGACGAAGAaatggagattgaggaagaggagcaAACCAACGGAATTGAGCCTGTTTCTGCGTCTTCTGCGCCAGTCACTACCAACACATTTGCTTCTACTGCTTTCAGAGAACCTGAGAACCCTGTAGTTGTGGATGCTCCATTTGAGCCCCTGCCTGAGACGATGGCAGAACCTGTTCAGGCTATTGAGAGACCCTCTAATATCGAACCCACCACCGAATTTGAGGAAattgaagaggaggaagttGCTGAGAACCAGGTCGACGATTctgacgaggagatgggcTCGGACTTTGAGATGCCCGCTTTGGACGTCGGAGAcagtgatgatgacgagtaG